In one Streptomyces sp. NBC_01288 genomic region, the following are encoded:
- a CDS encoding dipeptidase, with protein MSNESVETRRPPLLWEQHCCLALEKHADVGELARYRRPGGSFVSVNVGYAPHGTDDVTGLLTSWRQRIAADDRLRLVASVDDIDAAGRAGEVAVAFDLEDSAPLEGELDRVRHFYDLGVRTVLPSYNTRNAAGGGCLDEVDEGLTAYGRALVRELNAVGMVADGSHCGARTGLDLCEVSQLPVVYSHSCMRAVWDHPRNITDEQARECAATGGVVGITGVGIFLGPNDASVDALVRHIDHAVDLVGPEHVGVSTDYPFDAGDFNAMLEQSPELFPDCYTRWGPIDFMPPEGLLTVEGALLARGYPDDAVAAILGGNFRRVAEAVWR; from the coding sequence GTGTCGAACGAAAGCGTGGAAACGCGCCGCCCGCCTCTGCTCTGGGAACAGCACTGCTGTCTGGCACTGGAGAAACACGCCGACGTCGGCGAACTCGCCCGCTACCGCAGGCCGGGCGGCAGCTTCGTCTCGGTGAACGTGGGCTACGCGCCCCACGGCACCGACGACGTCACCGGTCTCCTCACGAGCTGGCGGCAGCGGATCGCCGCCGACGACCGGCTGCGGCTCGTCGCGAGCGTCGACGACATCGACGCCGCCGGGCGCGCGGGTGAGGTGGCGGTCGCCTTCGACCTGGAGGACTCCGCGCCCCTGGAAGGGGAGTTGGACCGGGTTCGCCACTTCTACGACCTGGGCGTGCGCACGGTGCTGCCGAGCTACAACACCCGCAACGCGGCCGGCGGCGGTTGCCTCGACGAGGTCGACGAGGGACTCACGGCCTACGGCCGGGCGCTGGTACGGGAGTTGAACGCCGTCGGTATGGTCGCGGACGGCTCGCACTGCGGTGCCCGTACCGGTCTCGACCTGTGCGAGGTCTCCCAACTGCCCGTCGTCTACAGCCACTCGTGCATGCGCGCGGTGTGGGACCACCCGCGCAACATCACCGACGAGCAGGCCAGGGAGTGCGCGGCGACGGGCGGGGTGGTCGGCATCACCGGAGTCGGCATCTTCCTCGGCCCCAACGACGCCTCCGTCGACGCCCTCGTACGCCACATCGACCACGCCGTCGACCTCGTCGGCCCGGAACACGTCGGCGTGTCCACCGACTACCCGTTCGACGCGGGGGACTTCAACGCGATGCTCGAACAGAGCCCGGAACTCTTCCCCGACTGCTACACCCGCTGGGGCCCGATCGACTTCATGCCCCCGGAGGGCCTGTTGACCGTCGAGGGCGCGCTGCTCGCCCGGGGGTATCCCGACGACGCCGTCGCCGCGATCCTCGGCGGCAACTTCCGAAGGGTCGCCGAGGCGGTGTGGCGGTAG
- a CDS encoding LacI family DNA-binding transcriptional regulator, giving the protein MSAPTIRDVAERAGVSKSLVSLVLRGSEQVRPEKRQAVLTAVEELGYRPNAAARSLSERRTRSIGVLLNDLRNPWFVELLDGLGSRLHENGLHMMLADGRLNRHLGEDLTRIFTELRVDGLVAVGTLPGSDELLAAAATRIPTVVAGAIEPVLPHVDVVAGDDSYGAALATEHLIGLGHRRIAHIAGQGVAGALRRISFEEVMHDHGLTDLATVEQGDHTEEGGYRAMVRLLTAPERPTAVFAFNDIACVGALSAAEELDLQVPRDLSLVGYDNTYLARLRHLWLTTVDNGSHDIGRRAAQLLVQRMRDPRRMPETVLSEPKIEVRGSTGPPPSTE; this is encoded by the coding sequence ATGAGCGCTCCGACCATCCGTGACGTCGCCGAGCGGGCCGGTGTGTCGAAATCCCTGGTCTCCCTGGTGCTGCGCGGCTCCGAGCAGGTCCGACCGGAGAAACGGCAGGCCGTGCTGACCGCCGTGGAGGAACTCGGCTACCGCCCGAACGCCGCCGCCCGCAGCCTCAGCGAACGCCGCACCCGCTCGATCGGCGTCCTGCTGAACGACCTGCGTAACCCTTGGTTCGTGGAACTCCTCGACGGCCTGGGCTCCCGCCTGCACGAGAACGGCCTGCACATGATGCTGGCCGACGGCCGCCTGAACCGTCACCTCGGCGAGGACCTCACCCGCATCTTCACGGAACTCCGCGTCGACGGCTTGGTCGCGGTGGGCACCCTCCCCGGCTCCGACGAACTCCTCGCCGCCGCCGCGACCCGCATCCCCACGGTGGTCGCGGGCGCCATTGAACCGGTCCTGCCCCACGTCGACGTCGTCGCCGGCGACGACTCGTACGGCGCCGCCCTGGCCACCGAACACCTCATCGGCCTGGGGCACCGCCGTATCGCCCACATCGCCGGCCAGGGCGTCGCGGGCGCACTCCGCCGCATCTCCTTCGAAGAGGTCATGCACGACCACGGCCTGACCGACCTCGCGACGGTCGAACAGGGCGACCACACGGAGGAGGGCGGCTACCGCGCGATGGTCCGCCTGCTCACGGCTCCGGAACGCCCCACGGCGGTCTTCGCCTTCAACGACATCGCGTGCGTCGGCGCGCTCTCGGCGGCCGAGGAACTGGACCTCCAGGTGCCTCGGGACCTCTCCCTCGTCGGCTACGACAACACGTACCTCGCACGCCTACGACACCTCTGGCTCACCACCGTCGACAACGGCAGCCACGACATCGGCCGCCGCGCCGCGCAGCTTCTCGTCCAGCGGATGCGGGATCCGAGGCGGATGCCGGAGACGGTGCTGTCGGAGCCGAAGATCGAGGTGCGGGGGAGTACGGGCCCGCCGCCCTCGACGGAGTAA
- a CDS encoding Gfo/Idh/MocA family protein has protein sequence MVTSLGVAVVGFGWMGRVHTQAYARVPHHFPQLTVRPQLVTVAEEVPGRAEQAAEQFGFASTTRDWREVVDDPRVQAVSITAPNFLHREIGVAMAEAGKHIWIEKPVGLSTADASAVADAVSKSGVQGTVGFNYRNAPAVEAARDLIASGELGTVTHIRVRLFSDYAAHPDGALTWRYELERGGHGVLGDLASHGADLARHLLGDITSLAADTAIFLPQRARPTGATAGHALATGGESGPVENEDYVNCLLRFASGARGVLEACRVSVGEQNNYGFEVHGTKGAVFWDFRRMNELAVSRGTTYQDQPVTTVYIGPGDGEFGAFQPGAANAMGYDDLKVIEAYRFLRSVAEGTPYGATLPDAVRSAAVVDAMVRSVETGSWVSPA, from the coding sequence ATGGTGACCTCGCTCGGTGTTGCCGTCGTGGGCTTCGGATGGATGGGGCGGGTGCACACCCAGGCGTACGCCCGTGTCCCGCACCACTTTCCGCAGCTGACGGTGCGGCCGCAGCTCGTGACGGTCGCCGAGGAGGTGCCCGGGCGGGCCGAGCAGGCCGCCGAGCAGTTCGGCTTCGCCTCCACCACCCGCGACTGGCGCGAGGTGGTCGACGACCCGCGCGTGCAGGCGGTGAGCATCACCGCGCCGAACTTCCTGCACCGCGAGATCGGCGTCGCGATGGCGGAGGCCGGCAAGCACATCTGGATCGAGAAGCCGGTGGGCCTCTCGACGGCGGACGCCTCCGCCGTGGCCGACGCGGTCTCCAAGTCCGGCGTCCAGGGCACGGTCGGCTTCAACTACCGCAACGCGCCCGCCGTGGAGGCCGCCCGCGACCTGATCGCGTCCGGCGAGCTGGGCACGGTCACCCATATCCGCGTCCGCCTCTTCAGCGACTACGCGGCCCACCCGGACGGCGCCCTGACCTGGCGCTACGAACTGGAGCGCGGCGGCCACGGCGTCCTGGGCGACCTCGCCTCGCACGGCGCGGACCTGGCCCGCCACCTCCTCGGCGACATCACGTCCCTCGCCGCCGACACCGCGATCTTCCTGCCCCAAAGGGCCCGCCCCACCGGCGCGACCGCGGGCCACGCCCTGGCCACCGGCGGCGAGTCGGGCCCGGTCGAGAACGAGGACTACGTCAACTGTCTGCTGCGGTTCGCCTCCGGCGCCCGGGGTGTCCTGGAGGCCTGCCGGGTCTCGGTGGGCGAGCAGAACAACTACGGCTTCGAGGTGCACGGCACCAAGGGCGCGGTGTTCTGGGACTTCCGCCGGATGAACGAACTGGCGGTCAGCCGCGGCACGACCTACCAGGACCAGCCCGTCACCACGGTGTATATCGGCCCGGGCGACGGCGAGTTCGGCGCGTTCCAGCCGGGCGCCGCGAACGCGATGGGCTACGACGACCTCAAGGTGATCGAGGCGTACCGCTTCCTGCGCTCCGTCGCCGAGGGCACTCCGTACGGCGCGACGCTCCCGGATGCCGTACGCAGCGCGGCAGTTGTGGACGCCATGGTGCGTTCCGTCGAGACCGGCAGCTGGGTGAGCCCGGCGTGA
- a CDS encoding alpha/beta hydrolase, with translation MSAVKNIVLVHGGFVDGSGWQSVHRLLTQDGYNVSVVQNPTVSLVDDVAVTQRALDALDGPAVLVGHSYGGAVITEAGRHEGVAALVYIAAFAPDKGESVGSLVADPAPGAPVPPILPPVDGFLFLDRDKFAASFAGDLPAEDGAFLADAQVPWGLDAVGGAITEPAWRTKPSWYLVTTEDRMIPPPVQHQMAERAGATVAEAAGSHAIYVSQPAAVADLIKQAANHQA, from the coding sequence ATGAGTGCCGTGAAGAACATCGTTCTCGTGCATGGCGGATTCGTCGACGGTTCCGGCTGGCAGTCGGTGCACCGCCTGCTCACCCAGGACGGCTACAACGTCAGCGTCGTGCAGAACCCGACCGTGTCCCTCGTCGACGACGTGGCGGTCACCCAGCGGGCCCTCGACGCCCTCGACGGCCCGGCCGTCCTCGTCGGCCACTCCTACGGCGGCGCCGTGATCACCGAGGCCGGCCGCCACGAGGGTGTCGCCGCGCTCGTCTACATCGCGGCCTTCGCGCCGGACAAGGGGGAGTCGGTCGGCTCGCTGGTCGCCGACCCGGCACCCGGGGCGCCCGTGCCGCCGATCCTGCCGCCGGTCGACGGCTTCCTCTTCCTGGACCGTGACAAGTTCGCCGCGTCCTTCGCCGGCGACCTGCCTGCCGAGGACGGCGCGTTCCTGGCCGACGCACAGGTTCCGTGGGGCCTGGACGCGGTGGGCGGAGCGATCACGGAGCCGGCCTGGCGGACCAAGCCGAGCTGGTACCTCGTCACGACCGAGGACCGGATGATCCCGCCGCCGGTCCAGCACCAGATGGCCGAGCGCGCCGGCGCCACCGTGGCCGAGGCCGCCGGCAGCCACGCCATCTACGTCTCCCAGCCCGCCGCGGTGGCGGACCTGATCAAGCAGGCCGCGAACCACCAGGCCTGA
- a CDS encoding RNA polymerase sigma factor: MSSRNLGEITRIEDAALTLAAQAGDVASLGLLLERHRAGMRAVAVSVLGPGPDVDDVVQDAALTALRRVGDVRDPEAVGPWLRMIVRNHARSLLRGVVDFRPLDDLHVPVTESGPERWLERHALRDWIWEAIEELTPALRLPLVLRHFSVGVTSYEQIAEACGVPVGTVRSRLSQGRAKLALALAATADAPHGDVGRRTRASRIEARETLHAAESGHFGKLLTERWSPEAALVQGNQPVGGRSLLVRGMECDLEAGVRQHLAHAVAGRSLVVWEMDISNPDDDPDHCPPAVAWLMSLDGAGRVHRLRLVHPRPVPIPHAPVM, from the coding sequence ATGAGCAGCCGGAACCTGGGTGAGATCACGCGCATCGAGGACGCTGCGCTCACCCTGGCCGCGCAGGCCGGGGACGTCGCCTCCCTGGGGCTGTTGCTGGAACGGCACCGGGCCGGGATGCGGGCCGTCGCGGTGAGTGTGCTGGGGCCGGGGCCCGATGTCGACGACGTGGTGCAGGACGCGGCGCTGACCGCGCTCCGGCGCGTGGGGGATGTGCGGGACCCGGAGGCCGTAGGACCCTGGTTGCGGATGATCGTGCGCAACCATGCCCGTTCGCTGCTGCGGGGAGTCGTTGATTTCCGGCCGCTCGATGATCTGCATGTGCCCGTCACGGAATCCGGTCCTGAGCGGTGGCTGGAGCGGCACGCCCTGCGGGACTGGATCTGGGAGGCCATCGAGGAGCTGACTCCCGCGTTGCGGTTGCCGCTCGTGCTGCGGCATTTCAGTGTCGGGGTCACGTCGTACGAGCAGATCGCCGAGGCGTGCGGGGTGCCCGTTGGAACGGTCCGAAGTCGGCTCAGTCAGGGGCGGGCCAAGCTCGCGCTGGCCCTCGCCGCCACGGCCGACGCCCCGCACGGAGACGTCGGGCGGCGGACCCGGGCCAGCCGTATCGAGGCGCGCGAGACGCTGCACGCGGCCGAGAGCGGGCACTTCGGGAAGCTGCTCACCGAGCGCTGGTCGCCCGAGGCCGCGCTGGTGCAGGGGAATCAACCGGTGGGCGGCAGAAGCCTGTTGGTGCGCGGGATGGAGTGCGATCTGGAGGCGGGCGTACGGCAGCACCTCGCGCACGCCGTGGCCGGGCGGTCGCTCGTCGTCTGGGAGATGGACATCAGCAATCCCGACGACGACCCCGACCACTGCCCGCCCGCCGTGGCCTGGCTCATGAGTCTGGACGGTGCCGGGCGGGTGCACCGGCTGCGTCTCGTGCATCCCCGGCCGGTGCCGATCCCGCACGCCCCCGTCATGTGA
- a CDS encoding MATE family efflux transporter, with product MSERTAFMTIARAAAPLYVSTLAASAGSLVDTALLGRHATVSLAAFAVTIAVFSPATATVAGALRGVMPFVARHREDPDGLLPLVRSGMWLAFAVGGVCAAAVAAVPLLGGVFGVPGAVLDQLGLFPWMLAGSVLLIAVNSSASSVLVALGRSAQVMRSGLVGTGVSVVLSVVLVGGPGALPSFGLAGAGVAMLGSSAVGAGLNQYALRRRTVLAGRPIRPGRPDPREVLRLARVGVPLGATVLVKFSVLGVLTFAAARIGTDSAAVHSVSESLVNVVFTAAVAVGQATVPLIAGYAEDRDLARIRRSVDAGIGVALCAVVALGAVLVVLRDPVIGLFTKDQGLADQVVRLLPLVLAVVVTDALQAVAGFGLVGLKRTVPSLVSTVVWFGVLAALAVPVADTAGLVGLWTALACANLLQAVTKFVSFRRHSGRIVGAAVPAGVRGANTGAGAAHEPGRRR from the coding sequence GTGAGTGAACGCACCGCCTTCATGACCATCGCCAGAGCCGCTGCGCCGCTGTACGTGAGCACCCTCGCCGCGTCGGCCGGGTCGCTTGTCGATACGGCGCTTCTGGGGCGGCACGCCACCGTCTCATTGGCCGCTTTCGCCGTGACGATCGCCGTGTTCAGCCCGGCTACCGCCACCGTGGCGGGGGCGTTGCGTGGGGTGATGCCGTTCGTCGCGCGCCATCGCGAGGACCCGGACGGGCTGTTGCCGCTGGTGCGGAGCGGTATGTGGCTGGCGTTCGCCGTGGGCGGGGTGTGTGCGGCGGCGGTGGCCGCTGTGCCGTTGCTCGGTGGGGTGTTCGGGGTGCCGGGGGCCGTGCTCGATCAACTGGGTCTGTTTCCCTGGATGTTGGCCGGCAGCGTGCTGCTGATCGCCGTCAACTCCTCGGCCTCGTCCGTGCTGGTCGCGCTCGGGCGGTCGGCGCAGGTTATGCGGTCCGGGCTCGTGGGGACAGGCGTGTCCGTGGTGTTGTCGGTGGTGTTGGTCGGGGGACCGGGGGCGCTGCCCAGTTTCGGGCTGGCGGGGGCCGGGGTGGCCATGCTCGGCTCCAGCGCGGTCGGGGCCGGGCTCAACCAGTACGCGCTGCGTCGGCGGACCGTGCTCGCCGGGCGGCCGATCCGGCCCGGCAGGCCCGATCCGCGCGAGGTGCTGCGGCTGGCCCGGGTCGGCGTACCGCTCGGTGCGACCGTGCTGGTGAAGTTCTCCGTGCTGGGCGTGCTGACCTTCGCCGCCGCCCGGATCGGCACCGACAGCGCCGCCGTGCACAGCGTCTCCGAGTCCCTGGTGAACGTCGTCTTCACCGCCGCCGTGGCGGTCGGGCAGGCCACGGTGCCGCTGATCGCCGGATACGCCGAGGATCGCGACCTCGCGCGCATCCGGCGCAGTGTGGACGCCGGGATCGGGGTCGCCCTGTGCGCGGTCGTCGCCCTCGGGGCCGTACTGGTCGTGCTGCGGGACCCGGTGATCGGCCTGTTCACCAAGGACCAGGGGCTGGCGGATCAGGTCGTACGGCTGTTGCCGCTGGTGCTTGCGGTGGTTGTCACCGATGCCCTCCAGGCCGTGGCGGGCTTCGGGCTCGTGGGGCTCAAGCGCACCGTGCCGAGCCTGGTGTCCACGGTGGTGTGGTTCGGCGTGCTCGCGGCCCTGGCCGTGCCGGTCGCCGACACGGCGGGGCTGGTCGGGCTGTGGACCGCGCTGGCCTGCGCGAACCTCCTCCAGGCCGTGACCAAGTTCGTCTCCTTCCGGCGGCACAGCGGGCGGATCGTCGGCGCGGCCGTCCCGGCGGGCGTGCGAGGCGCGAACACCGGCGCGGGCGCGGCCCACGAACCCGGTCGGAGGCGTTGA
- a CDS encoding GNAT family N-acetyltransferase has translation MTTVVQPSVAEQSEAEALYRFQTETPELVRTALGMTATRIGGGVVLSMRDDITRFWSKALGFGVTSPVTAQLVGEVCDFYRAAGTPQAAFQIAPAFLPEDWPEICEREGIVQSSSWAKLVGTTEEAVARADALDVPPDGISVTPLEAQHALEWGTVMMRAFGTPVEHYAEMGAATVTRPGWYPYGAWLQGELVGTGTMFVRGDTAQMFAGAVLPHARGRGGQTALLAARARAARELGCRVLVAETGAEQPGTHNSSLHNMLRLGFEVAYERPNWTWQSEPEAG, from the coding sequence ATGACGACCGTCGTCCAGCCGTCCGTCGCCGAGCAGTCCGAGGCGGAGGCCCTCTACCGATTCCAGACGGAGACCCCCGAGCTCGTCCGTACCGCGCTGGGCATGACCGCCACCAGGATCGGCGGCGGTGTGGTGCTGTCGATGCGCGACGACATCACCCGCTTCTGGAGCAAGGCCCTCGGCTTCGGCGTCACCTCCCCGGTCACGGCCCAACTCGTCGGAGAGGTCTGCGACTTCTACCGCGCGGCGGGCACCCCGCAGGCCGCCTTCCAGATAGCGCCCGCCTTCCTGCCCGAGGACTGGCCGGAGATCTGCGAGCGGGAGGGCATCGTCCAGTCCTCGTCCTGGGCGAAACTCGTCGGCACGACCGAGGAGGCCGTCGCCCGCGCCGACGCCCTGGACGTACCGCCCGACGGCATCAGCGTCACCCCGCTGGAGGCCCAACACGCCCTGGAATGGGGCACAGTGATGATGCGGGCCTTCGGAACACCGGTCGAGCACTACGCCGAGATGGGCGCCGCGACCGTGACCCGGCCGGGCTGGTATCCCTACGGGGCCTGGCTACAGGGGGAGTTGGTCGGCACCGGCACCATGTTCGTGCGCGGTGACACGGCACAGATGTTCGCCGGCGCCGTACTGCCCCACGCACGGGGGCGTGGCGGGCAGACCGCTCTGCTCGCCGCCCGGGCGCGCGCGGCACGGGAGTTGGGGTGCCGAGTCCTCGTCGCCGAGACCGGCGCCGAGCAGCCCGGCACCCACAACAGCTCCCTGCACAACATGCTCCGCCTCGGCTTCGAGGTGGCCTACGAACGCCCCAACTGGACCTGGCAGTCGGAACCCGAGGCGGGCTGA
- a CDS encoding alpha/beta fold hydrolase yields the protein MSTTPTTDPLATGTHTVGIDGVTQSYHVHGTGPVCIAHSGGPGIFWEYLRMPALEEHLTVVYPEPIGTGASGRLPSHPHGYTRARYSRFLAELIEHLGVPQVHLLGHSHGGFVAQYHALHHPDRIAGVILYDSAPVTGPEHGAEAMRLVQEFAARHAENPGLPEVVGAFQSIPTISGDAQMTAVARGIFPAYFADFWGREDEFGPARAGVTATYISGLDDDLTPDVIDDRAGLGSLTVPALVLVGRHDVICGVRWAEELHELIPGSELVIFENSGHFGHLEEPEVFAKAVTAFVEAPARN from the coding sequence ATGAGCACCACCCCCACGACCGACCCGCTCGCCACCGGGACCCACACCGTCGGGATCGACGGCGTCACGCAGAGCTACCACGTGCACGGCACCGGACCGGTCTGCATCGCGCACTCCGGCGGGCCGGGCATCTTCTGGGAGTACCTGCGGATGCCCGCGCTGGAGGAGCACCTCACGGTCGTCTACCCGGAGCCCATCGGCACCGGCGCCTCCGGCCGCCTGCCGTCCCACCCGCACGGCTACACCCGGGCCCGTTACAGCCGCTTCCTGGCAGAGCTGATCGAGCACCTCGGCGTCCCCCAGGTGCACCTCCTCGGGCACTCGCACGGTGGTTTCGTCGCCCAGTACCACGCCCTGCACCACCCCGACCGCATCGCCGGCGTGATCCTCTACGACAGCGCCCCGGTGACCGGTCCCGAGCACGGCGCCGAGGCCATGCGCCTGGTGCAGGAGTTCGCCGCCCGGCACGCGGAGAACCCAGGGCTCCCCGAGGTCGTTGGAGCGTTCCAGAGCATCCCCACCATCTCCGGCGACGCGCAGATGACCGCCGTGGCGCGAGGGATCTTCCCCGCGTACTTCGCCGACTTCTGGGGCCGGGAAGACGAGTTCGGACCCGCGCGGGCCGGGGTGACGGCCACGTACATCTCCGGTCTCGACGACGACCTCACCCCGGACGTCATCGACGACCGCGCCGGCCTCGGCTCGCTCACCGTGCCCGCCCTCGTCCTGGTCGGCCGCCACGACGTCATCTGCGGGGTGCGCTGGGCGGAGGAACTGCACGAGCTCATCCCGGGTTCCGAGCTGGTGATCTTCGAGAACAGCGGGCACTTCGGTCACCTGGAGGAACCGGAGGTCTTCGCCAAGGCGGTGACGGCGTTCGTCGAGGCCCCCGCCCGCAACTAG